One genomic segment of Trichococcus shcherbakoviae includes these proteins:
- a CDS encoding carbamoyl phosphate synthase-like protein yields MSEEANSVSFVPVIVGGNRGAYSLARAFYEAYQVKTNLISPMIIGPIGNSRIIKHYIQPGIDDLDHFFETIQQIGRDYPNMKKIIFGADDRYAELLIRTKDRFSDDWIIPYVDEDVFLRATNKESFYAICEKAGVPYPKTVVMDEFSLELPFEFPIIIKPSNAILYQGLHFEGKEKVFIGRDEKDLERIYHLVRDNGYTDNLILQEYVSGDDTYLGVVTVYTSPRDKEIKLIAFGHILLEDHTPSAIGNHLTIWAREEQKIVASVQKLIAETEFYGFSNFDVKYDERKDDYVFFELNGRLGVSNYYVTASGNNVAKYYIEDYIAKKKLGVTINTNEALFTMTPKNLLLKYVKSDVLRKKVKELYKDGKVVHPLDAPFEVSPKRKFYVLASKFNYYKKFREHPPEE; encoded by the coding sequence ATGAGCGAAGAAGCCAACTCCGTCAGTTTCGTTCCCGTAATCGTAGGGGGAAACAGAGGAGCCTATAGTTTGGCCAGAGCTTTCTATGAAGCGTACCAAGTTAAAACGAATCTCATCAGCCCGATGATCATAGGCCCTATCGGCAATTCCCGTATCATCAAGCATTACATCCAACCGGGAATCGATGACCTGGATCATTTTTTTGAGACCATTCAACAAATCGGCCGTGACTATCCGAATATGAAAAAAATCATCTTCGGGGCAGACGATCGCTATGCAGAACTGTTGATCCGAACGAAGGACCGCTTCAGTGATGATTGGATCATTCCGTATGTGGATGAAGATGTATTCCTGCGGGCGACCAATAAAGAAAGTTTCTACGCCATCTGTGAAAAAGCAGGTGTTCCTTATCCGAAGACTGTAGTCATGGATGAATTTTCACTGGAATTGCCGTTTGAATTTCCGATCATCATCAAGCCATCGAATGCCATCCTGTATCAGGGGCTGCATTTTGAAGGCAAAGAAAAAGTCTTCATCGGCCGCGATGAAAAAGATCTTGAACGCATCTATCATTTAGTGCGCGACAACGGCTATACAGACAACCTGATCCTGCAGGAGTACGTGTCCGGTGATGACACTTACCTTGGTGTCGTAACGGTCTACACATCTCCAAGGGACAAGGAAATCAAGCTGATTGCGTTCGGCCACATCCTTTTGGAAGACCATACACCATCCGCCATCGGAAACCATCTGACGATCTGGGCAAGGGAAGAGCAGAAAATCGTTGCTTCCGTCCAAAAACTGATTGCGGAAACCGAGTTTTATGGTTTCTCCAATTTTGACGTGAAGTACGATGAGCGCAAAGATGACTATGTTTTCTTTGAACTGAACGGGCGTCTGGGCGTCAGCAACTATTATGTCACCGCCAGCGGGAATAATGTAGCGAAATACTATATTGAAGATTACATAGCCAAGAAAAAACTTGGGGTCACGATCAACACGAATGAAGCCTTGTTCACTATGACACCAAAGAATCTTTTGCTGAAGTATGTCAAGTCCGATGTGTTGCGGAAAAAAGTAAAAGAGCTGTACAAAGATGGGAAAGTAGTGCACCCTTTGGATGCGCCTTTTGAAGTCAGCCCGAAAAGAAAATTCTATGTGCTGGCTTCTAAATTCAACTATTACAAAAAATTCAGAGAGCATCCGCCAGAGGAATGA